One window of the Sulfitobacter alexandrii genome contains the following:
- a CDS encoding glycosyltransferase, translated as MSGPHLLLANVFFAPFSYGGATVVAEQVAKALVRNHGYRVTAVSMCCRQDLAPYVIIKSEQAGITNYLINIPASRSYGELYDNPSVTSRLAELIATLEPDLVHAHCIQDMGTGIVTAAQSQGVPVILSVHDFWWICDRQFMIKVDQQYCGQFPVRIEQCKGCVDNFWSAKMRFDQLRQVAGKAARITYPSKFARDLCEASGLAPGSGVVWENGVHLPGEGFFERQAARRERDSRLTFGFVGGPSQIKGWPLIRRAFAELDRDDFRVVLVDGSLDGSWWKDHRFDKLPGSWEVRPRFVQEKMDDFYAEIDVLLFMSQWKETFGLAIREALARGISVIQTDSGGTTEHGAVAPEKLIPIGAPAGLLKAQIEEALENGSRLQTAVDVASFDDQALAFDGLVRDTLSDLRK; from the coding sequence ATGAGCGGACCCCACCTCCTGTTGGCGAATGTCTTTTTCGCGCCGTTTTCCTATGGGGGTGCGACGGTGGTGGCCGAACAGGTCGCGAAAGCACTCGTGCGCAATCACGGCTACCGCGTCACCGCCGTTTCGATGTGCTGCCGACAGGATCTGGCGCCCTATGTCATCATAAAGTCCGAACAAGCCGGGATCACCAACTACCTGATCAACATTCCCGCCAGCCGCAGCTATGGCGAGCTTTACGACAATCCCAGCGTGACCTCTCGCCTTGCGGAACTCATTGCCACGCTCGAGCCGGACCTCGTGCACGCACATTGCATCCAGGACATGGGTACCGGCATCGTTACCGCGGCCCAATCCCAGGGCGTCCCGGTCATCCTGAGCGTTCACGACTTCTGGTGGATCTGCGACCGCCAGTTCATGATCAAGGTGGACCAGCAATATTGCGGTCAGTTCCCCGTCCGCATTGAGCAATGCAAGGGCTGCGTGGACAACTTCTGGTCCGCCAAGATGCGCTTTGACCAGCTGCGGCAGGTGGCCGGCAAGGCTGCGCGTATCACCTATCCCAGCAAGTTTGCGCGTGACCTGTGCGAGGCGTCCGGCCTCGCACCGGGAAGCGGTGTCGTCTGGGAAAACGGTGTTCACCTTCCCGGGGAAGGGTTCTTTGAGCGACAGGCGGCGCGGAGGGAAAGGGACAGTCGGCTGACATTTGGTTTCGTCGGTGGCCCATCGCAGATCAAGGGTTGGCCCCTGATCCGGCGGGCTTTTGCAGAGCTAGACCGCGACGACTTTCGGGTTGTCCTTGTGGATGGTTCGCTGGACGGCAGTTGGTGGAAGGATCATCGCTTCGACAAGTTGCCGGGCTCCTGGGAAGTGCGCCCGCGATTCGTTCAGGAGAAGATGGACGATTTCTATGCGGAAATTGACGTGCTTCTTTTCATGTCCCAGTGGAAGGAGACCTTTGGTCTGGCCATCCGCGAGGCGCTGGCGCGTGGGATCTCCGTGATCCAGACGGATAGCGGCGGCACGACCGAACATGGTGCGGTCGCCCCCGAAAAGCTGATTCCCATCGGAGCCCCGGCCGGTCTGCTCAAGGCCCAGATCGAGGAGGCCCTTGAGAACGGATCGCGCTTGCAGACCGCGGTCGACGTGGCCAGCTTCGACGACCAGGCGCTGGCTTTCGATGGGCTGGTCCGGGACACGCTGAGCGATCTCAGAAAATGA
- a CDS encoding glycosyltransferase, translated as MARLFRLNLVRRFISSYREEGPKEAFRKARTYTAMKLRQVGAGTVGLTAQGHPRSEDQYLHGVWQDLARKDAFHITTAPAVLQKRRQIAMIGDLNLPQCRKYRVEQLAAFWQGRGVEFEFSHYQDVPRASRIMQNATHLMEYRLQSMPVTEMFRYEARRLRLPVLYDLDDPLFSVSAYETYRNMDSVGEKLKAHFLSEAPKYLGMMNGADILQVSTPGLVAHTELYSARPVYMRRNFADQETLDAGRHAMATRPGDDGIFRVAFASGSQGHEVDLAEIIDPLAEFIMADPNRRLMLIGHFKPEHLPDGLIEQVETTKFGTYPLYLEALARANCAVMPLCDDIFNRCKSAVRVLDASAVAVPSLVGTVGDLAAVVKHGETGFVSAGPADWIEALRALAEDPGLQRRMGQAARAELEAHWHGSDGAHIISPEILEWVEG; from the coding sequence GTGGCAAGACTTTTCAGACTGAACCTCGTTCGACGGTTCATTTCGAGCTATCGCGAAGAAGGTCCGAAAGAAGCATTCCGAAAGGCGCGTACCTATACGGCGATGAAGCTCAGACAGGTGGGCGCCGGAACCGTCGGGCTGACAGCGCAGGGGCATCCGCGGTCCGAGGATCAATATCTGCACGGTGTCTGGCAGGATCTTGCCCGGAAAGACGCGTTTCACATCACGACCGCGCCTGCCGTGCTGCAAAAGCGGCGGCAGATCGCGATGATCGGTGATCTCAACCTGCCCCAGTGCCGAAAATACCGGGTCGAGCAGCTGGCGGCCTTCTGGCAGGGGCGGGGGGTCGAATTCGAATTCTCGCACTATCAGGACGTGCCCCGCGCCTCGCGCATCATGCAGAACGCCACGCATCTGATGGAATATCGTCTGCAATCCATGCCCGTGACCGAGATGTTCCGCTACGAGGCGCGTCGGCTCCGACTGCCGGTGCTTTACGATCTGGACGATCCTCTTTTTTCGGTCTCGGCCTACGAGACTTACCGCAACATGGATTCGGTGGGCGAAAAGCTGAAAGCGCATTTCCTGTCCGAGGCGCCCAAGTATCTCGGCATGATGAACGGCGCCGATATCCTGCAGGTCTCCACCCCGGGGCTCGTGGCCCATACCGAGCTTTACAGCGCCAGACCGGTCTACATGCGCCGCAATTTCGCGGATCAGGAGACGCTCGATGCGGGCCGGCATGCCATGGCGACGCGTCCGGGTGATGACGGGATATTTCGGGTCGCTTTTGCCAGCGGTTCGCAGGGACACGAGGTTGACCTGGCAGAGATCATCGATCCGCTTGCGGAATTCATCATGGCCGACCCGAACCGCCGCTTGATGCTGATCGGTCACTTCAAACCCGAGCATCTGCCGGACGGGCTGATCGAACAGGTCGAAACGACCAAGTTCGGCACATATCCCCTGTACCTGGAAGCACTGGCGCGGGCGAACTGCGCGGTGATGCCGCTGTGCGACGACATCTTCAACCGCTGCAAGTCCGCCGTGCGGGTGCTGGATGCCTCTGCCGTTGCCGTCCCGTCGCTGGTGGGCACCGTGGGCGATCTGGCGGCGGTGGTGAAACACGGCGAGACCGGCTTTGTCTCGGCTGGACCGGCCGACTGGATCGAGGCGCTGCGGGCGCTGGCAGAGGATCCCGGGTTGCAGCGCCGCATGGGGCAGGCCGCCCGGGCAGAACTGGAAGCGCACTGGCATGGGTCGGACGGCGCACACATCATCTCGCCCGAAATTCTGGAGTGGGTAGAGGGATGA
- a CDS encoding glycosyltransferase, giving the protein MTLPEISTPSTGVDLLMGVRNGAAFLPGQLESIASQTFSNWRVVFSDDGSTDGTRSILDQFLQEHPGKVIVREGPQQGFSANFMQLIRDLPGTPGHVGFADQDDIWMTDKLSRGITALDDGDEGPKLYAARSFYWQPAMDQRQPSPPILKPCCFRNALIENVASGNTILLNPAAARLAREAARRTDRVFAHDWWLYLLVSGAGGRIIFDNGPPCLLYRQHGGNVIGAGNSLPQQVRRKLAVLRGAFSDRLQSNIKALDEVRDLLTDENRRILDDFAEARTASMLPRLVGLRRIRPYRQSLLGNIGFWGAASLGRI; this is encoded by the coding sequence ATGACGCTGCCCGAAATCTCCACTCCGTCTACGGGCGTCGACCTGTTGATGGGGGTCCGAAACGGGGCGGCGTTCCTACCCGGACAATTGGAAAGCATCGCGTCGCAGACCTTTTCAAACTGGCGGGTGGTCTTCAGTGACGATGGCTCGACGGATGGCACGCGGTCGATACTCGACCAGTTCCTGCAGGAGCATCCCGGCAAGGTCATCGTCAGAGAAGGGCCGCAACAGGGGTTTTCCGCCAACTTCATGCAGCTGATCCGGGATCTGCCCGGTACGCCGGGCCATGTCGGCTTTGCCGATCAGGATGACATCTGGATGACGGATAAGCTGTCGCGTGGCATCACCGCACTCGACGACGGGGATGAAGGCCCGAAACTCTACGCGGCGCGCAGCTTTTACTGGCAGCCCGCCATGGATCAGCGGCAACCCTCGCCGCCCATCCTCAAGCCCTGCTGTTTTCGCAACGCGCTGATCGAGAACGTCGCTTCGGGAAACACGATTCTCCTCAATCCCGCCGCCGCCCGGCTGGCCCGCGAGGCGGCCCGGCGAACGGATCGGGTCTTCGCCCATGACTGGTGGCTCTACCTTCTGGTCTCGGGGGCGGGGGGCAGGATCATCTTCGACAACGGCCCGCCGTGCCTGCTGTACCGCCAGCACGGCGGCAATGTGATCGGCGCGGGCAACAGCCTGCCACAGCAGGTAAGGCGCAAGCTGGCGGTCCTGCGGGGCGCGTTCTCAGACCGGCTTCAAAGCAACATCAAGGCACTGGATGAGGTACGCGACCTGCTCACCGACGAAAACCGCCGCATCCTTGATGACTTTGCCGAAGCGCGTACCGCATCGATGCTGCCGCGCCTTGTCGGCCTGCGACGTATCCGACCATACCGCCAAAGTCTTCTGGGCAACATCGGGTTCTGGGGGGCTGCCAGCCTTGGCCGCATCTGA
- a CDS encoding glycosyltransferase family 4 protein, producing MAASDAPPRVLLVGGAGIPSGVPRHICHLAKAFEGTADVTVVSEADLGGYSALAEMGTRHVVLDGLSSRLSLRHMWRGWWGFLRFLRQSRADLTWIHPRFPSLMGRAALALRLWRPAGATAFTIHGLPYGKGHKPHASFLSLMLEKALLRTCPPINLIFLSQDMADRARIRLGARNLARHNVHVLPNCSDLGTLPAFTRPADPTLVMTGRAGRQKNYAAAIGLMNHLPDDTALILCGTGTDTAAFQREIRAQLADDVASRVFCTGPVRDVRPLLRAADAYLLTSRYEGTPIGTLEAFEAGLPIVLADFEGARALVDRHPMGLVIDTAEPETAGLRIADFLRRARMSDPALRQDIRRVWEREWSPEVFGDRARNLLHRMLAG from the coding sequence TTGGCCGCATCTGACGCACCACCACGGGTATTGCTGGTCGGTGGCGCGGGGATCCCTTCGGGCGTGCCGCGCCACATATGTCACTTGGCAAAGGCCTTTGAAGGGACCGCGGATGTCACGGTCGTCAGTGAAGCAGACCTGGGCGGATACAGCGCGCTGGCCGAAATGGGAACGCGGCATGTCGTGCTCGACGGTCTCAGCAGCAGGCTGTCGCTGCGGCACATGTGGCGCGGCTGGTGGGGGTTCCTCAGGTTCCTGCGGCAGTCACGCGCCGATCTGACCTGGATTCACCCTCGCTTTCCGTCGCTCATGGGTCGGGCGGCATTGGCCTTGCGGCTCTGGCGGCCTGCCGGTGCGACTGCCTTCACGATCCACGGGCTCCCCTACGGCAAGGGGCACAAACCCCATGCCAGCTTCCTGTCACTGATGCTGGAAAAGGCACTGTTGCGGACCTGCCCGCCGATCAACCTGATCTTCCTTTCTCAGGATATGGCCGACCGCGCGCGCATCAGGCTGGGTGCGCGCAATCTGGCGCGGCACAACGTACACGTACTGCCGAATTGTTCCGATCTTGGGACGCTTCCAGCTTTCACCCGGCCGGCTGACCCCACCCTGGTCATGACCGGCCGCGCTGGACGGCAGAAGAACTACGCCGCTGCCATCGGGCTGATGAACCACCTGCCGGACGATACCGCGCTGATCCTGTGCGGCACCGGAACCGATACCGCGGCCTTTCAACGGGAAATCCGCGCGCAGCTTGCTGACGATGTGGCTTCCCGCGTCTTCTGTACCGGTCCTGTCCGGGACGTCCGCCCCCTGTTGCGGGCCGCCGATGCCTACCTTCTCACCTCCCGCTACGAAGGGACACCCATCGGCACCCTCGAAGCGTTCGAGGCCGGCCTTCCCATTGTCCTTGCCGACTTCGAAGGGGCAAGGGCGCTTGTGGATCGGCACCCCATGGGACTGGTCATCGACACTGCCGAGCCCGAAACCGCCGGCCTGCGAATCGCAGACTTCCTGCGCCGCGCCCGCATGTCGGATCCGGCGCTCCGCCAAGACATAAGGCGGGTCTGGGAACGCGAATGGTCACCCGAGGTTTTCGGGGATCGCGCGCGGAACCTGCTGCATCGCATGCTCGCAGGCTGA
- a CDS encoding ABC transporter ATP-binding protein, protein MIHLENLTKYFRTRKGYQTIVENLTATFPTGASVALLGRNGAGKSTLLKLIAGTIRPTSGRVLSTGSISYPVGFAGSFHPDLTGAQNTRFVARLYGYDTDSLLEFVTEFAELGGHMHMPLRTYSSGMRARLSFGVSMGIPFDTYLVDEVTAVGDGSFRAKSAAVFDDRMERSGAIVVTHSPPMVRRMCNMAAVLENGDIQFFEDIEEALELHEMQMAQTPPNR, encoded by the coding sequence ATGATTCATCTGGAGAATCTGACCAAGTATTTTCGCACCCGGAAAGGCTATCAGACCATCGTGGAGAACCTGACCGCGACCTTTCCGACAGGGGCGTCGGTTGCCCTGCTGGGCCGCAACGGCGCGGGCAAGAGCACGCTGTTGAAGTTGATCGCCGGAACGATCCGGCCCACGTCAGGGCGGGTTCTGTCCACCGGAAGCATTTCCTACCCTGTGGGTTTCGCGGGTTCCTTTCACCCCGACCTGACCGGTGCGCAGAACACCCGCTTCGTCGCGCGGCTCTATGGGTATGACACCGACAGCCTGCTGGAGTTCGTGACGGAGTTTGCCGAACTCGGCGGACACATGCACATGCCGCTGCGGACCTATTCGTCGGGCATGCGGGCGCGCCTTTCCTTCGGCGTATCCATGGGCATCCCCTTTGATACCTACCTCGTGGACGAGGTGACCGCGGTCGGCGACGGATCTTTCCGTGCGAAATCCGCCGCGGTATTCGATGACCGGATGGAGCGGTCAGGGGCGATCGTCGTGACGCACTCCCCCCCAATGGTGCGCCGGATGTGCAACATGGCCGCCGTCCTTGAGAACGGGGATATCCAGTTCTTCGAAGACATCGAAGAGGCGTTGGAACTGCACGAGATGCAGATGGCCCAGACACCGCCGAACCGGTGA
- a CDS encoding capsule biosynthesis protein: MFLMASFVFVVLVPAFFTAFYLWTRAADQFASDVGFSVRTEEKGSAIELLGGITELSGSSSSDTDILFAFLSSQELVRKVNAEVDLREIWSRVSVEQDPFFAFDPSGTIEDLQDHWDRMISIVYDSGTGLIDLEVLAFNPVDAQNIAQAILDECASMINALSNIAREDSIKYTEEELENAVERLKEARRTLTEFRNRTQIVDPSIDTQNQMGLLVTLQQQLADALIEYDLLDDTTSESDPRVTQAQRRIEVINARIASERRKLGIGEDGGSGEAFANLVGEYEGLIVDREFAEQAYTAALAAHDGALAEVRKQSRYLAAHVKPTLAEKAEYPKRIKIMAFLLLFCFFAWAILCLVFYSLRDRK, encoded by the coding sequence ATGTTCCTGATGGCGTCCTTCGTGTTCGTCGTGCTTGTGCCGGCGTTCTTCACCGCTTTCTACCTGTGGACCCGTGCAGCGGATCAGTTCGCGTCTGACGTGGGATTTTCCGTCCGGACCGAGGAAAAAGGATCGGCGATCGAACTGCTCGGGGGCATTACGGAGCTGTCTGGGTCAAGTTCATCCGACACGGATATCCTGTTCGCGTTCCTGTCCAGTCAGGAACTCGTCCGCAAGGTCAATGCCGAGGTGGACCTCCGCGAGATCTGGTCCCGTGTCAGTGTCGAACAGGATCCGTTCTTTGCCTTTGACCCGTCCGGCACGATCGAAGATCTCCAGGATCATTGGGACCGCATGATCTCGATCGTCTATGACAGCGGTACTGGCCTCATCGATCTTGAAGTATTGGCGTTCAACCCGGTGGACGCCCAGAACATCGCGCAGGCGATCCTTGATGAATGTGCGTCGATGATCAACGCCTTGTCCAATATCGCGCGCGAGGATTCGATCAAGTATACCGAGGAAGAGCTCGAGAACGCCGTCGAACGGCTGAAGGAAGCGCGCCGTACTCTGACCGAGTTCCGGAATCGTACGCAGATCGTCGACCCCAGCATCGACACCCAGAACCAGATGGGTCTGCTGGTCACGCTGCAGCAGCAGCTTGCCGATGCCTTGATCGAATATGACCTTCTGGATGACACGACGAGCGAAAGTGACCCCCGTGTCACACAGGCCCAGCGCCGGATCGAAGTCATCAATGCGCGGATCGCGTCCGAACGGCGCAAGCTTGGTATCGGTGAAGACGGCGGCAGCGGCGAGGCTTTCGCGAACCTCGTTGGGGAATACGAAGGTCTGATCGTCGATCGTGAGTTCGCCGAGCAGGCCTATACCGCAGCACTTGCCGCCCATGACGGGGCCTTGGCCGAAGTGCGCAAGCAAAGCCGATACCTCGCCGCGCATGTAAAACCGACCCTGGCCGAGAAGGCGGAGTATCCGAAGCGGATCAAGATCATGGCGTTTCTTTTGCTTTTCTGTTTCTTCGCCTGGGCGATCCTGTGCCTCGTCTTCTACAGCTTGCGTGACCGCAAGTAG
- a CDS encoding ABC transporter permease — MSSSQTAILREQRTSFASFRAITALILREITTTYGRSPGGYIWAVLEPAAGIALLTLIFSIGFRSPPLGTVFALFYATGILPLLMYMDLSAKLTQTMNFSRALLAYPRVTFLDALIARLALNLVTLLSVQCIVVGFILLISDVPTTFDYSKIALAYGMLISIAIGVGTLNCFLTLSYPIWATAWAILNRPLFLISGVFFLFEAIPEKYAKFLWYNPLVHIIGMMRDGYYPFYKPSYVSVAYPMLVSIITLMTGLFLLRRYHRDMMDK, encoded by the coding sequence ATGTCGTCAAGTCAAACCGCCATCCTGCGCGAGCAGCGAACATCCTTCGCGTCGTTCAGGGCGATTACTGCGCTTATCCTTCGAGAGATCACGACCACCTACGGGCGTTCGCCCGGCGGGTACATCTGGGCCGTTCTTGAACCCGCGGCGGGGATCGCACTGCTGACGCTCATCTTTTCGATCGGTTTCAGGTCTCCGCCCCTCGGCACCGTCTTCGCGCTTTTCTATGCGACCGGCATCCTGCCGCTTCTGATGTATATGGACCTGTCGGCGAAACTTACTCAGACAATGAACTTCAGCCGCGCGCTTCTTGCCTATCCGCGTGTAACATTCCTGGACGCCCTCATCGCCCGGCTCGCCCTCAATCTGGTCACGCTGCTGTCGGTCCAATGCATCGTCGTGGGATTCATCCTGCTGATATCGGACGTGCCGACCACCTTCGATTATTCGAAGATCGCGCTGGCCTACGGCATGCTGATTTCCATAGCGATCGGCGTGGGGACCCTGAACTGCTTTCTGACGTTGTCCTATCCGATATGGGCAACCGCCTGGGCGATTCTGAACCGACCGCTGTTCCTGATCTCCGGGGTCTTCTTCCTGTTTGAGGCGATCCCCGAGAAATACGCAAAGTTCCTTTGGTACAACCCGCTCGTTCACATCATCGGAATGATGCGGGATGGCTATTATCCATTCTACAAGCCGTCGTATGTGTCGGTCGCCTATCCGATGCTGGTGTCGATCATCACCCTGATGACCGGCCTCTTCCTGCTCAGGCGGTATCACCGGGACATGATGGACAAGTGA
- a CDS encoding helix-turn-helix domain-containing protein, with translation MVFVWPERNTRLQLRQLRRLALLDTRLASLCDRVMVSQFANNLSLLCSYKSSIAEVCRRLGINRQQFNKYLSGRTRPSRSNMRRICDFFGVSEAEMMMDTHQLEQIIVLRRQPEGLRQDLGIADHLAAIQCHSQRLDKYLGYYYRYFYSFGNKGLVTRSLAVIYAQGEQYFWKNIEMLRDADTRRTMGINKYEGLVYNLADRIYITEYETLEKRSITQAILYPSHQHRLTRLVGIQTGGPTRRGRKPGASKVALDFLGKRIDLRKALMETGFYHPDSHHLSRELVQVITNQIAEGSLVFEVDEP, from the coding sequence TTGGTTTTTGTTTGGCCCGAACGGAACACAAGATTGCAGCTTCGGCAACTTCGCCGCCTTGCGCTACTTGACACCCGATTGGCTTCACTGTGCGATAGGGTCATGGTTTCTCAATTCGCCAACAACCTCTCGCTCCTGTGCAGCTACAAATCCTCGATCGCCGAGGTCTGCCGCCGGCTGGGGATCAATCGCCAGCAGTTCAACAAGTACCTCAGCGGCCGCACGAGGCCGTCGCGCAGCAACATGCGGCGCATCTGCGATTTCTTCGGCGTCAGCGAGGCCGAGATGATGATGGACACGCATCAGCTCGAACAGATCATCGTGCTGAGGCGGCAGCCGGAGGGCCTGCGCCAGGACCTGGGCATCGCGGACCACCTTGCGGCGATCCAGTGTCACAGCCAGCGGCTCGACAAGTATCTCGGCTATTACTACCGCTACTTCTATTCCTTCGGGAACAAGGGCCTCGTGACCCGCTCGCTCGCCGTGATCTACGCGCAGGGGGAACAGTACTTCTGGAAGAATATCGAGATGCTGCGCGACGCGGATACACGTCGGACCATGGGGATCAACAAGTATGAGGGTCTCGTCTACAACCTCGCCGACCGTATCTACATCACCGAATACGAGACGCTGGAGAAACGGTCGATCACCCAGGCGATTCTCTATCCCAGTCATCAGCACCGGCTGACCCGGCTGGTGGGGATACAGACCGGTGGTCCGACCCGGCGCGGCCGCAAGCCCGGCGCGTCGAAGGTGGCGCTGGATTTCCTGGGAAAGCGCATCGACCTGCGCAAGGCATTGATGGAGACGGGCTTCTACCACCCCGACTCCCACCACCTGTCCCGCGAGCTTGTTCAGGTGATCACGAACCAGATCGCTGAAGGCAGCCTTGTCTTCGAGGTCGACGAGCCGTGA
- a CDS encoding ABC transporter substrate-binding protein has protein sequence MNNYKLSRRGFLASGVALGALGLAAGRPTPVFAQQDSVLRLRLDGDNKILDPGYMIGGTEVEAQKQCLPFLAQYTRDGDTFGWEPTYYVTKLEQRTPTEIDFELTEGLVWSNGYGPLKASDVKYSYERMKGTDWGGYFDALDHVEVTGDRTGTIVLNKPFAPFFMVTLCHGPGAILCEKAVEDAGGKFTTSFPAVCGPYTYDSVPGQNATFTLNPEWTGPKPAYDKVVLNVISEVKAAELAFEAGEIDCTELGSDTLARYATQQPEGSEITTAGELQYMWMGMNTEHPKLQNKTVRQAIQHAIDVDSILAGAFSGTSAKSHGIVCPGLIGHRDANKSYSYDPAKAQQLMAESGESGLTLSLRTLNTQERMLTAQIIQANLAVIGITVEILPLDSGPFWEMGMESAGDTWKDLQLWTMRFAGTPDPYEAAQWFVSSQVGIWNWERWTDPEYDRLYDEGLAETDPAKRDEIYIRMQDIMEETGAYVWINHEPEVYIHDADIEISAAPSGELDYRRFKPA, from the coding sequence ATGAACAATTACAAATTGTCCCGCCGGGGCTTCCTGGCATCGGGCGTCGCATTGGGCGCGCTCGGTCTTGCCGCCGGACGACCCACCCCGGTCTTTGCCCAGCAGGACAGCGTGCTGCGCCTGCGGCTCGACGGCGACAACAAGATCCTCGATCCCGGCTACATGATCGGCGGCACCGAGGTCGAGGCGCAGAAGCAGTGCCTCCCCTTCCTCGCACAGTACACCCGTGATGGCGACACCTTCGGCTGGGAGCCGACCTATTACGTCACCAAGCTGGAACAGCGCACCCCCACGGAGATCGACTTCGAACTGACCGAGGGGCTGGTCTGGTCGAACGGCTACGGCCCGCTGAAGGCATCGGACGTCAAGTATTCCTACGAACGCATGAAAGGCACCGACTGGGGCGGCTACTTCGACGCGCTGGACCACGTCGAGGTGACGGGCGACCGGACAGGCACGATCGTGCTGAACAAGCCTTTCGCGCCCTTCTTCATGGTGACGCTCTGCCACGGGCCGGGCGCCATTCTCTGCGAGAAGGCGGTCGAGGACGCGGGCGGCAAGTTCACCACCAGCTTCCCGGCGGTCTGCGGGCCCTATACCTACGACTCCGTCCCGGGCCAGAACGCCACCTTCACGCTGAACCCCGAATGGACGGGGCCGAAGCCGGCCTATGACAAGGTCGTCCTGAACGTCATCTCCGAGGTCAAGGCGGCGGAACTGGCCTTCGAAGCAGGCGAGATCGACTGCACTGAACTGGGATCCGACACGCTGGCGCGCTACGCCACCCAACAGCCCGAAGGCAGCGAGATCACGACCGCGGGCGAGTTGCAGTACATGTGGATGGGCATGAACACCGAGCATCCCAAGCTGCAGAACAAGACCGTCCGGCAGGCGATCCAGCATGCCATCGACGTGGACTCGATCCTCGCCGGTGCCTTCTCGGGTACCTCGGCCAAGTCCCACGGCATCGTCTGCCCCGGCCTGATCGGCCACCGCGACGCCAACAAGTCCTACAGCTATGACCCGGCGAAGGCGCAGCAGCTCATGGCCGAATCGGGCGAGAGCGGCCTGACGCTCAGCCTGCGGACGCTGAACACGCAGGAACGCATGCTGACTGCGCAGATCATCCAGGCGAACCTTGCGGTGATCGGCATCACGGTAGAGATCCTGCCGCTCGACAGCGGACCGTTCTGGGAAATGGGCATGGAATCCGCAGGCGACACTTGGAAAGACCTGCAGCTCTGGACCATGCGCTTCGCCGGCACGCCGGATCCTTACGAGGCGGCGCAGTGGTTCGTTTCCTCGCAGGTCGGCATCTGGAACTGGGAGCGCTGGACCGATCCGGAGTACGACCGGCTCTACGACGAGGGGCTGGCCGAAACTGATCCCGCAAAGCGCGACGAGATCTACATCCGGATGCAGGACATCATGGAAGAGACAGGCGCCTACGTCTGGATCAACCACGAACCCGAGGTCTATATCCACGACGCGGACATCGAGATCAGCGCAGCCCCCTCGGGCGAGCTGGATTACCGCCGGTTCAAGCCGGCCTGA
- a CDS encoding ABC transporter permease — protein MIAYLLKRLGLSVAVICAVAIMLFGLLQLIPGDPVTIALGPRASPEAVQRYAEKMHLDEPVWMQFAIFARNVATGDLGVDVFNDRPVAAIIGERIGFTLVLIGTAMGWAVLLGMPLGCLAAIRPGSWLDRITGVLSVGTIAVPSFLVSIWALLIFSVNLRWLPAIGSGEPGDIADQATHLILPAFAVGLSWVGYLARMVRASMLEVMGETYIRSARAFGLTERKVVYGYALRVAILPTITLIGMGFGGLISAAVFAEIIFARPGLGKLIFDSVMARNFPVVQGAVIVATSLYIFVVLFADLLIAWLDPRVRDAL, from the coding sequence ATGATTGCCTATCTCCTCAAACGCCTTGGCCTGTCGGTCGCCGTCATCTGCGCGGTGGCGATCATGCTGTTCGGCCTGCTGCAACTGATCCCCGGCGACCCGGTGACCATCGCGCTGGGGCCGCGCGCATCGCCCGAGGCGGTGCAGCGCTATGCAGAGAAGATGCACCTCGATGAACCCGTGTGGATGCAATTCGCGATCTTCGCGCGGAACGTGGCGACGGGTGATCTGGGCGTCGACGTCTTCAACGACCGTCCCGTGGCCGCCATCATCGGAGAGCGCATCGGCTTCACCCTGGTGCTGATCGGTACGGCGATGGGCTGGGCGGTGCTGCTGGGCATGCCGCTGGGCTGTCTCGCGGCTATCCGGCCCGGATCATGGCTCGACCGGATCACCGGCGTGCTCTCGGTCGGTACCATCGCGGTGCCCTCCTTCCTCGTCTCGATCTGGGCACTGCTGATCTTCTCGGTCAACCTGCGCTGGCTGCCGGCCATCGGCTCGGGAGAGCCGGGCGACATCGCCGACCAGGCGACGCACCTGATCCTGCCCGCCTTCGCCGTGGGGCTGAGCTGGGTCGGATACCTTGCCCGCATGGTCCGCGCCTCCATGCTCGAGGTCATGGGAGAGACCTACATCCGCTCCGCCCGCGCCTTCGGACTGACCGAGCGCAAGGTGGTCTATGGCTACGCGCTCCGGGTCGCGATCCTGCCGACGATCACACTGATCGGCATGGGGTTCGGCGGTCTGATCTCGGCCGCCGTCTTCGCCGAGATCATCTTTGCCCGCCCGGGCCTCGGCAAGCTGATCTTCGACAGCGTCATGGCGCGCAACTTTCCCGTGGTGCAGGGGGCGGTGATCGTGGCGACATCGCTCTACATCTTCGTCGTGCTCTTTGCCGACCTGCTGATCGCCTGGCTCGACCCGAGGGTGCGCGATGCCCTCTGA